TCTATGACAACCGATATATGGGTAGCTCCCACGACTTCTTGTAGCTACATGGTGGTAACAGCTCACTGGATTGACAGAGATTGGAAGTTGCAGAAGAGGATCATCAGTTTTAAGCCAGTGACAGATCACAAAGGTGATACAATTGCTGAGTACTTGGTAGCCTGTCTTGAAGAATGGGGAATTGAGAAGGTCTTCACAGTAACAGTGGATAACGCTAAGGGGAATGACAAGGCTCTAAGGGTATTCACTGATGCTTTGATCATGAGAGGACCTGATTCTTTAGTTAGTAATGGTGAGTATCTTCATATGCGGTGCTATGCGCATATCCTTAACTTGATAGTGAGAGATGGATATCCAAAGCACAAAGGAGTATAGTGTCCATCAGAAATGCGATTAAGTATGTGAGATCATCAGGTGATCGGTTGAAATCATTTATGTTGAGGGTCGACACAGGAAACGTAGGTAGAGGTAGTTTGTGTCTCGATGTTGCTACTAGGTGGAATTCAACCTATCTAATGCTGACAGCCGCAATCAAGTTCTGGGTTGCATTTGAGAAGATGTTGGCTGAAGACAAGTTGTATAACGACTACTTCATGGAGACTGAAGAGAATAGTGAGGAGAATGGTGATGAAGCTGAATTCCCAAGGCAGAAGCATGTTGGTCCTCCTACTTTTGCTGATTGGGATCAAGCGCAGAGGTTAGTtaagttcttgaagatcttttACAACTGCACTTTGTCTTTTTCAGCCAGCAAATCAGTGACCTCTACTGTTTGTTATAATGAGATTGTGACGATTGAGAGGAATCTTATCAATCTAAGCACCAACGGTGATGTGCTACTAAAGACAGAggcgatgatgatgaggagtaagtttgaaaaatattgggATGGTCTCCTAAACATGAATCCAGTTGTCATCATCGCAAGTGTGTTTGATCCCAGAAACAAGATGCAGTTTGCTGGTCTTTGCTTCGACAAGCTTTATGGAAAAGTTAGTGTCGAAAGTACTCTTCTAAGAACATCAATTAAGggtgtgatgaagaagatgtatGCAGAGTATGTGATGAAGTTGAGCGTAAGTGAACAAGTTGTACCAACTACTGGTGGAGTCGTAGCTGATGCTGGAGTACCAGCAAGTGATTTGNAGTGTCGAAAGTACTCATCTAAGATCATCAATTAAGggtgtgatgaagaagatgtatGCAGAGTATGTGATGAAGTTGAGCGTAAGTGAACAAGTTGTACCAACTACTGGTGGAGTCGTAGCTGATGCTGGAGTACCAGCAAGTGATTTGTATGATTTGTCGGATGAGGATGGTTATGAGAGGATGGATACGCTGTACTCTGAGATGGTGGCTGAATGCACAAATGAAGAATGTAGCAGTGAGCTAGATATTTACTTGTTTGAGAAACCGGTGCCAAGGACTCCAACTGCTTTGGGATTGGACTTTGATGTTCTATCTTGGTGGAGGCGAAACAGTTCTAAATTACCAGTCTTATTTGAGCTAGCTAGAGATATCCTTGCTGTTCAAGTGTCGTCGGTTGCTTCTGAATCCACATTTAGCACAAGTGGTCGGATCTTGGACCCGTATCGCAGTTCTATGTCACCTTTTATGGTTGAGTCGTTGGTTTGCACCCAACAGTGGCTGAGGAATACCATTCAGGCAGAGAAATTAGCAAGCTTAGTTCAGATGTTTGAAGAATCGCAGTTTCATGAGTCCTCAGGTAACCCATTTCTCTTTATTCTTACctttttcattactttttttgtggattaatgactaattttgCAACATTTTCCTTGTGCAGCTACACAGAATGCGACTCATCCAATTGCGGATCCGTGATCTAGAGAAGAACAAGGGAGACTAAAACCAAATaatgatagtaaaaggttgtctctctttctctacatcttttgcataaaaaaaattcataacagTTAACTATTTTTTGGAATGGACTGGAGTAAGTAGAGAATGACAATATACCAAATGCCAGGTAAGAGGAAAATATCATTGGTATATTGTCAATTCTCGTTCTCTCTATTAACTTTTGGCAAGTGACTTAACTTTTGACAATTGTCTCCTAATATCTTTGTGACCTTCATGGAGACTTTTGTAAGTGTGgttttttgtaaattgtttCCCATAGTCTCTTTATGTATAAGAGTAGGATTGACTGATGAACACTTGaacttgttgttttttgtaaacATGACTTGTATGCTATCTTAAGAAGAACTTAAATGTCATGAATCATATTCTAtttagttgttgttgtgttgtgtttgttcGACATTGTTGGTGTATTGACAAGTCTCACTGAAAACCGCAATAACCGAAACCTCCGAACCGAAATAATCATGtccaaactgaaccgaaccgatCAATTAGTCGGTTAAATTCGGTAGAGTTTTCAGATTCGGAATAAACTGATAACCGAAAAAACCGACCCAAAATACCCGAATAAACCGAAATCGCAGgcctattttttttattggttttgttgTAATTGGAATCCTCATTTTGATTTCCAGGCTAGCGAGAGCACATCGTCTTGGTCAAACAAACAAGGTTTTCTTTCATGCATCAAACTGCGATTGACTTGCAATATATATCATTCTTTTTCTATATGACTGATTGAGGGCCTATATTGTACTCCTTAGATATTGGTATGGtggttgtccaaaaaaaaaaagatattggtATGGTATATTATTATCTAAGTAAGACAATATAGACTAAATCGGTAACATAGTTAAAgcatgaaattaaaatattgcaAGGAAGGAGCCCTAGCCATAGGCTAGAGATTAACATGAGGATTCTAATCACTAAAAACCAATAATACATATCAATAAATACATCATAACCATGACAATTTTAATTCATactatttagttttaaaatattctcATTAATTCAAGATGAAgaatcccctttataataaaaccgaagtacacaacattgttttggtagactttataattttaataaatagttacaaatatattataaattaatctatatattaattgtaacaaatagaACCTTAATTGTAATCAAAAATCTTAAACGGGTTATTtcaaattgatagttcatggatattccaaattttatttttggaagatcACGTATATGGTTTCAAATATCTACAATATTACCAAATTATTTTCCATAGATTATATTGATAAACCACatcaataaaaaagttaaagagataaaaatatactctcaatcataaaaaagtatatcaaatctcgctaatttaacaagattaatCATGATCTTCGGGAtcgtattttattttaaaattataatataaataaaagaaatttcaactcgtgctctagcacgggtcctaatctagttattttaggaaaaaaccTAAACCAGAAGAAATTGTTGCTACATTAATAAATTTACAACAGAATCAGaagaaacatttgttttttttgacatcaaaaattagaagaaactaTAGAAACATATTGACTATTTCCTTATTCTAGCAAAAATTATttcaagtaaaataaaaattgaatctcgggattaaatatacaaaattcaagATCTAAGACTTGTAATGATttaaaaacattacaaataaGCACACTATAAATTCAACATTATATGCAAATAATGACATGTTAATTAATAAGCTATTAAATAAATCTCATCTAAATTCATCAGTTTTACAAATGAAACcatttacaatatttaatttgaagAACAGTACTCTATAAAAACCTAAATATCGTTAATTATTATATGACTTCAAGATTATCGAAGATATACCTTTAAATCTTTCATAAGCTGCCCATTTAGATTTGGAATtgattacaaaactaaaatgtTTCTGATGATTATCATGTTcaatacataaattatcttgatttaactaaaacaaaaatcgaGATCTCAGACTGgaatatatatgaattagaGAAAATGattcaatacaaaaattataaaaatcaaagatctaagATTTGCATAGATTTGAAAAATTATGGATAAGTACACAATGAATCTAGGAGTTTGTGGAGAATATGTTAATCAATGATTAAATAAATCTCATCATAATTAAGtttaacaaatgaaaaaaatacaatacataatatcaaaaagaaaaagaaaaaaaactatctatCGATTAACAAGTTTATGAATTTGAGATTAGTGATGATACCTTCAAATCTGTCATGAATGTCCAAATCAGATTTAGAATTCTTAACAAATCTGAAACGTTTTTGAAGACGAGAAGACGACCATCACAAGATAAGATGCGGAAAAATATTTGCCAGCTACTTGAACTATCGTCCAACACATGCACACACATACAGACAAAATAAATGTTCTCTAAGCTACTTGATCTATTGGTATTATATAAAGACATGAATAAACTAACACAAGTTATGTGTGGAGCACCATAA
The Camelina sativa cultivar DH55 chromosome 15, Cs, whole genome shotgun sequence DNA segment above includes these coding regions:
- the LOC104748686 gene encoding zinc finger BED domain-containing protein RICESLEEPER 3-like, with product MSHDSGEENIDPVLQEEIDDGPTASSVGGKRRRTQAATSTVPSQPRKKPAHRSPVWEHFVQQAHDQALANCRYCGQALGCDTVIHGTSAMKNHISRCKLYKMHLESGTQSVLAGDSSGVMTAIKYDQALFRRKTATSDIYSMFLREKGALKDLFGKEKQRVSMTTDIWVAPTTSCSYMVVTAHWIDRDWKLQKRIISFKPVTDHKGDTIAEYLVACLEEWGIEKVFTVTVDNAKGNDKALRVFTDALIMRGPDSLVSNAQRSIVSIRNAIKYVRSSGDRLKSFMLRVDTGNVGRGSLCLDVATRWNSTYLMLTAAIKFWVAFEKMLAEDKLYNDYFMETEENSEENGDEAEFPRQKHVGPPTFADWDQAQRLVKFLKIFYNCTLSFSASKSVTSTVCYNEIVTIERNLINLSTNGDVLLKTEAMMMRSKFEKYWDGLLNMNPVVIIASVFDPRNKMQFAGLCFDKLYGKVSVESTLLRTSIKGVMKKMYAEYVMKLSVSEQVVPTTGGVVADAGVPASDLXCRKYSSKIIN